Sequence from the Sanguibacter keddieii DSM 10542 genome:
CTGCAGGTCCAGCCCGGAGAGGCCGTCTGGTACACCGGGCCGCTGCACGACTCGTGGGTGGGGCAGAACGGGCTCGCCTGGGTGGTGACCGCGGTGGTCGCGGCCGGCGCCTACGCTCTGGCCGGCGGCGCTCGACGCCAGGAGCGCGTCCGATGACGGGGCGCGTCGTGCACACCGGTCAGGCGATCGTCGACCTGGTCATGGAGGTGGGTGCCGTCCCCGAGCCCGGGGGCGACACCTTCGCCCGGCGCCACGTGCTCGCGGCAGGCGGTGGCTTCAACGTCATGGCGGCCGCCGCCCGCGACGGCGCACGAGTCCTCTACGCGGGGGCGCACGGCACCGGGACCTTCGGCGACCTCGTCCGCACGGCGATGACGGCAGAGGGGATCGAGGTGCTGTCCGAGCCCCGTCCCGACCAGGACACCGGCTTCTGCGTCGCCCTCGTCGACGACTCGGCCGAGCGCACCTTCGTCTCGACGCTCGGGGCCGAGGGAGACGTCACCGTCGACGACTACCGGGCCGCGCACGTCCGCGCGGGCGACGTCGTCTACGTCACGGGCTACTCGGTGCTGCACCAGGCGAGCCGGAAGGCGCTGCTCGAGTGGCTGCTCGAGCTCCCGTCGGGCGTCAAGGTCGTCGTCGACCCGTCACCTGTCGTGGGTGACGTCCCCCTGGAGGCGGTCCGAGGGGTCGCCCGGTCG
This genomic interval carries:
- a CDS encoding PfkB family carbohydrate kinase, encoding MTGRVVHTGQAIVDLVMEVGAVPEPGGDTFARRHVLAAGGGFNVMAAAARDGARVLYAGAHGTGTFGDLVRTAMTAEGIEVLSEPRPDQDTGFCVALVDDSAERTFVSTLGAEGDVTVDDYRAAHVRAGDVVYVTGYSVLHQASRKALLEWLLELPSGVKVVVDPSPVVGDVPLEAVRGVARSATVWSTNEREAQVLLGRLGIGSPATPEEQAWALAQQLACSVVLRAGAGGATVVRLDAETGDLTAAVHVPAHAVRAVDTNGAGDAHCGVLCAELAAGRDLVTAVRRANVAAGMAVARRGPATSPTRAEIDAAER